One segment of Megachile rotundata isolate GNS110a chromosome 4, iyMegRotu1, whole genome shotgun sequence DNA contains the following:
- the CPR17 gene encoding cuticular protein 17, with amino-acid sequence MRTLVLFALVASVSCQEYFRQPEKIVAENRDLGDNRGHYSFTYETEGGIVQSETGSRKYAGTPSETQLIQGSVQYNAPDGTPIAISWTADEFGTQVAGTHIPTPPPIPPAIQRALDWLAKQPSTPDPEEAAKDAPSQQNAVPVNNNRQFKPLRPNQRN; translated from the coding sequence GTTCTATTCGCGCTGGTGGCATCAGTGTCCTGCCAAGAGTACTTCCGTCAGCCGGAGAAGATCGTCGCGGAGAATCGGGACTTGGGCGACAACCGCGGCCATTACTCGTTCACCTACGAAACAGAGGGCGGAATCGTTCAATCGGAGACCGGAAGTCGCAAATACGCGGGTACACCGTCGGAAACGCAGTTGATCCAAGGATCCGTTCAGTACAATGCTCCAGATGGTACACCGATAGCGATCAGTTGGACAGCCGATGAGTTCGGTACTCAAGTGGCAGGCACTCACATTCCGACACCGCCACCGATACCCCCAGCCATCCAAAGGGCACTCGACTGGCTCGCCAAACAGCCCTCGACTCCGGACCCGGAAGAAGCTGCCAAAGATGCGCCCAGCCAACAAAACGCCGTGCCCGTTAACAATAATCGACAGTTCAAACCGTTGCGACCTAATCAACGAAACTGA
- the CPR18 gene encoding cuticular protein 18, producing MYRLAIILGLIAVSSGASLTQSYTTPIPILRQTADGPNPDGSYSYSYETGNGIQAQEVGYLNYIGTQAEAREAQGSYSYTAPNGEIVQVTYVANENGFQPQGSHIPPIPPQILKALEYIAAHPEENNIGAQ from the exons ATGTACAGACTG GCAATCATATTGGGCTTGATAGCCGTATCATCGGGTGCGTCGTTGACCCAGTCATACACCACGCCGATTCCAATCCTGAGGCAAACGGCGGACGGTCCCAATCCAGACGGAAGTTACAGTTACAGTTACGAGACGGGAAATGGCATCCAGGCACAAGAGGTCGGCTACCTTAACTACATAGGCACCCAGGCGGAGGCTCGCGAAGCCCAGGGAAGCTACAGCTACACCGCGCCAAACGGTGAAATTGTTCAAGTGACCTACGTGGCTAACGAGAATGGATTCCAACCCCAGGGTAGTCACATCCCGCCCATTCCACCCCAGATTCTCAAGGCTCTCGAATACATTGCCGCTCATCCTGAAGAGAACAATATCGGGGCTCAATGA